From a single Candoia aspera isolate rCanAsp1 chromosome 2, rCanAsp1.hap2, whole genome shotgun sequence genomic region:
- the UGCG gene encoding ceramide glucosyltransferase — MAMLDLALEGFAVCGLILFSVLWLMHFISIIYTHLHLNKKATDKQPYSELPGVSLLKPLKGVDSNLINNLETFFELDYPKFEVLLCVQDHDDPAIDVCKKLLGKYPNIDARLFIGGKKVGINPKINNLMPAYEVAKYNLIWICDSGIRVNPDTLTDMANQMTEKVGLVHGLPYVADRQGFAATLEQVYFGTSHPRTYISAHVTGFKCVTGMSCLMRKDVLDQAGGLIAFAQYIAEDYFMAKAIADRGWKFAMATQVAMQNSGSYSISQFQSRMIRWAKLRINMLPATIICEPISECFVASLIIGWAAHHMFRWDIMVFFMCHCLAWFIFDYIQLRAVEGGALCFSKLDYAVAWFIRESMTIYIFLSALWDPTISWRTGRYRLRCGGTAEEILDV, encoded by the exons ATGGCGATGCTGGATCTGGCCTTGGAGGGATTCGCCGTCTGCGGGCTTATCCTCTTCTCGGTCCTGTGGCTCATGCACTTCATATCCATCATCTACAC GCACCTACACCTCAATAAGAAAGCAACAGACAAACAACCATATAGCGAGCTTCCAGGTGTTTCACTTCTGAAGCCTTTAAAGGGTGTTGATTCTAACCTTATTAACAACTTGGAAACCTTCTTTGAATTGGATTATCCCAAA TTTGAAGTGCTTCTTTGTGTGCAAGACCATGATGATCCTGCTATTGATGTGTGTAAAAAGCTGCTTGGAAAATACCCCAATATCGATGCAAGATTATTTATAG GTGGTAAAAAAGTTGGAATAAATCCAAAGATCAACAATCTGATGCCAGCATATGAAGTTGCCAAATATAACCTCATATGGATCTGTGATAGTGGCATTAGAG TTAACCCAGATACACTAACAGATATGGCCAATCAAATGACTGAAAAAGTTGGCTTGGTTCATGGCCTGCCGTACGTAGCAGATAGACAGGGCTTTGCTGCCACTCTAGAACAG gtATATTTTGGTACTTCCCATCCAAGGACATACATTTCTGCCCATGTAACTGGCTTCAAATGTGTAACAGGGATGTCTTGCTTGATGAGAAAAGATGTTTTGGACCAAGCTGGAGGACTTATAGCTTTTGCACAGTACATTGCTGAAGATTACTTTATGGCTAAAGCAATAGCTGACAG AGGTTGGAAATTTGCAATGGCTACACAAGTTGCAATGCAAAACTCTGGCTCATATTCAATTTCACAGTTTCAGTCCAGAATGATAAg GTGGGCCAAACTACGGATCAACATGCTTCCAGCCACAATAATCTGTGAGCCAATCTCGGAATGCTTTGTTGCAAGTTTGATTATTGGATGGGCAGCTCATCATATGTTCAGATGGGATATAATGGTGTTTTTTATGTGTCATTGTTTGGCATGGTTTATATTTGACTACATTCAACTCAGGGCTGTCGAG GGCGGTGCTCTGTGTTTTTCAAAACTTGACTATGCAGTAGCATGGTTCATCCGAGAATCCATGACGATATACATTTTCCTCTCAGCTTTGTGGGATCCTACTATTAGCTGGAGGACAGGACGGTACAGATTACGCTGTGGAGGCACTGCAGAGGAGATCCTTGATGTATAG